One genomic region from Nocardia vinacea encodes:
- a CDS encoding FAD-binding oxidoreductase produces the protein MDLHDLISRLPDGAVLTDPDLLAGYRQDWARDPSAGTPLAVVRATGTDDVAATLRWAHEHQVAVVPRGAGSGLSGGATAVDGGIVLSTERMRAITVDSVTRTAVVQPGLLNAEVKRAVAEHGLWYPPDPSSFEICSIGGNAATNAGGLCCVKYGVTTDYVLGMEVVLADGTVVRLGGPRLKDSAGLSLTKMFVGSEGTLGVITELTLRLLPAQPPQSTVVATFATLTAATEAILGITGTLRPAMLEFMDAVAINAVEDEMRMGLDREAAALLVARSDAPGEFARHEAEIMVGICEKAGATEVFHTEDPEEGEAFTAARRFAIPAVEKIGPLLLEDVGVPLPRLADLVNGIAAIGARNDVLVSVIAHAGDGNTHPLIVHDPTDAEMTERAHRAFGEIMDLAIELGGTITGEHGVGRLKKAWLPDQLGPDVMTLTRRIKDALDPHGILNPGAIL, from the coding sequence GTGGACCTGCATGACCTGATCTCCCGCCTGCCCGACGGCGCGGTACTCACCGATCCCGACCTGCTTGCGGGCTATCGGCAGGACTGGGCACGCGATCCGAGCGCCGGCACACCGCTGGCCGTGGTACGCGCGACCGGTACCGATGATGTCGCGGCGACGTTGCGGTGGGCGCACGAACACCAGGTCGCGGTGGTGCCGCGCGGGGCCGGATCCGGACTGTCCGGCGGTGCGACGGCCGTCGATGGCGGCATCGTGCTCAGCACCGAACGCATGCGCGCGATCACCGTCGACTCGGTCACCCGCACCGCGGTGGTCCAGCCCGGCCTGCTCAATGCGGAGGTCAAACGTGCGGTCGCCGAGCACGGCCTGTGGTATCCGCCGGACCCGTCATCCTTCGAAATTTGCTCGATCGGCGGCAATGCGGCCACCAATGCGGGCGGCCTGTGCTGTGTGAAATACGGCGTAACCACCGATTACGTGCTCGGCATGGAGGTGGTGCTCGCCGATGGCACGGTGGTGCGGCTCGGCGGGCCACGGCTGAAGGATTCGGCGGGCCTGTCGCTGACCAAGATGTTCGTCGGCAGCGAGGGCACGCTCGGGGTGATCACCGAACTCACCCTGCGGCTGCTGCCCGCCCAACCGCCGCAGTCCACCGTGGTCGCGACCTTCGCGACGCTGACCGCCGCCACCGAGGCCATCCTCGGCATCACCGGCACCCTGCGACCCGCCATGCTCGAGTTCATGGATGCCGTCGCGATCAATGCGGTCGAGGACGAGATGCGGATGGGTCTGGATCGCGAGGCCGCCGCGCTGCTGGTCGCCCGCTCCGACGCACCGGGCGAATTCGCCAGGCACGAAGCCGAAATCATGGTCGGCATCTGCGAAAAGGCCGGTGCCACCGAGGTTTTCCACACCGAGGATCCGGAGGAAGGCGAAGCCTTCACCGCCGCACGACGTTTCGCCATTCCGGCGGTGGAGAAGATCGGGCCGCTACTGCTCGAGGACGTCGGTGTTCCGCTGCCGCGGCTCGCCGATCTGGTCAACGGTATCGCCGCCATCGGCGCACGCAATGACGTGCTGGTTTCGGTGATCGCGCACGCCGGGGACGGCAATACCCACCCGCTCATCGTGCACGATCCGACCGATGCGGAGATGACCGAACGCGCGCACCGCGCCTTCGGCGAGATCATGGATCTGGCCATCGAGCTCGGCGGCACCATCACCGGCGAACACGGCGTGGGCCGGTTGAAGAAGGCATGGCTGCCCGATCAACTCGGCCCCGATGTGATGACACTCACTCGTCGGATCAAGGATGCGCTCGATCCGCATGGCATTCTCAACCCAGGCGCGATTCTGTAG
- a CDS encoding acyl-CoA dehydrogenase yields MVGNPDFNLFQLEDFHDELRAAIRGLAEKEIAPYAKDVDGNARFPEEALTALNAAGFNAVHVPEAYGGQGADSVATCIVIEEVARVCGSSSLIPAVNKLGTMGLILNGSEELKQKVLPDIVNGEMASYALSEREAGSDAAGMRTRAKQDGDDWIINGSKCWITNGGKSSWYTVMAVTDAEKGANGISAFLVHKDDEGFVVGPLEHKLGIKGSPTAELYFENCRVPGDRIVGAPGTGFKTALQTLDHTRPTIGAQAVGIAQGALDAAIAYTKDRKQFGTAIADFQNTQFMLADMAMKIEAARLMVYTSAARAERGEKNLGFISAAAKCFASDVAMEVTTNAVQLFGGAGYTTDFPVERMMRDAKITQIYEGTNQIQRVVMSRALLRG; encoded by the coding sequence ATGGTGGGAAACCCCGATTTCAACCTTTTCCAGCTCGAGGACTTCCACGACGAACTGCGTGCGGCCATCCGCGGACTGGCGGAGAAGGAAATCGCTCCGTACGCCAAGGACGTCGACGGCAACGCCCGTTTCCCGGAGGAGGCGCTCACCGCGCTCAACGCCGCCGGCTTCAACGCGGTGCACGTGCCCGAGGCCTACGGCGGCCAGGGCGCGGACTCGGTCGCCACCTGCATCGTGATCGAAGAGGTCGCCCGCGTCTGCGGTTCGTCCTCGCTGATCCCCGCGGTCAACAAGCTCGGCACCATGGGCCTGATCCTCAACGGTTCCGAGGAGCTCAAGCAGAAGGTGCTGCCGGATATCGTCAACGGCGAGATGGCCTCCTACGCGTTGTCCGAGCGCGAGGCCGGTTCCGACGCCGCCGGCATGCGCACCCGTGCCAAGCAGGACGGCGACGACTGGATCATCAACGGCTCCAAGTGCTGGATCACCAACGGCGGCAAGTCTTCCTGGTACACCGTCATGGCGGTGACCGATGCGGAGAAGGGCGCCAACGGCATCTCCGCATTCCTGGTGCACAAGGATGACGAGGGCTTCGTCGTCGGCCCGCTCGAGCACAAGCTCGGCATCAAGGGATCGCCCACCGCCGAACTGTATTTCGAGAACTGCCGGGTGCCGGGTGACCGCATCGTCGGCGCGCCGGGCACCGGCTTCAAGACCGCGCTGCAGACCCTCGATCACACCCGTCCGACCATCGGCGCGCAGGCCGTCGGCATCGCGCAGGGCGCACTGGACGCCGCGATCGCCTACACCAAGGACCGCAAGCAGTTCGGCACCGCGATCGCCGACTTCCAGAACACCCAGTTCATGCTCGCCGATATGGCGATGAAGATCGAGGCCGCCCGCCTCATGGTCTACACCTCCGCGGCCCGCGCCGAGCGCGGCGAGAAGAACCTCGGCTTCATCTCCGCCGCCGCCAAGTGCTTCGCCTCCGATGTGGCCATGGAGGTCACCACCAACGCTGTGCAGCTCTTCGGCGGCGCGGGCTACACCACCGATTTCCCGGTGGAGCGAATGATGCGCGACGCCAAGATCACTCAGATCTATGAAGGCACCAACCAGATTCAGCGCGTCGTCATGTCGCGCGCGCTGTTGCGGGGCTGA
- a CDS encoding HIT family protein: MNDCVFCRIAAGQAPATKVYEDDTLCAFLDIRPIARGHTLVIPKRHASELEDLDAELGAHIFRAGHRLALAIRRSDLAADGANLVLNDGTAAFQTVPHVHLHVIPRRHGDKLSFAAGLLLRRPHDPESTAAAIRAGISALAHEDETSAEERE, from the coding sequence GTGAACGACTGCGTCTTCTGCCGCATCGCGGCGGGGCAGGCCCCGGCGACCAAGGTCTACGAGGACGACACGCTATGCGCGTTCCTGGACATTCGTCCGATCGCCCGCGGCCACACTCTGGTCATCCCGAAACGACACGCTTCCGAATTGGAGGATCTGGACGCCGAACTGGGAGCGCACATCTTCCGCGCCGGACACCGGCTCGCGTTGGCGATCAGGCGCAGCGACCTGGCCGCGGACGGCGCGAATCTCGTCCTCAATGACGGCACCGCGGCCTTCCAGACCGTCCCGCACGTCCACCTGCACGTGATACCTCGCCGGCACGGCGACAAACTGAGCTTCGCGGCGGGACTGCTGCTGCGGCGCCCGCACGATCCCGAGTCCACCGCGGCCGCCATCCGCGCCGGAATATCGGCATTGGCACACGAAGACGAGACCAGCGCCGAGGAGCGAGAATGA
- a CDS encoding TetR family transcriptional regulator yields the protein MAIEETVRGRNGDDAARFRLTVVDQALRLFAEQGYEATTVDEIAEAAGISRRTFFRQFRSKEDVIFADHESQLAQAAEFLAAAQGDPWEAVCAAVVQVFERFTQWREIAERRYRVVREVPALREREIVTVFRYERLFTDYLRERLPEVPDLARVQFTAAVTATHNYLLRRMVRGESDAGAADLREELAAIPRGRGSGTAEMVVAVFPRDMPPRQVADLVTRQLGSL from the coding sequence GTGGCGATTGAGGAAACCGTTCGGGGGCGTAATGGTGATGATGCGGCCAGGTTTCGGCTGACCGTCGTGGATCAGGCACTGCGGTTGTTCGCCGAGCAGGGGTATGAGGCGACGACCGTCGATGAGATCGCGGAGGCGGCGGGGATTTCGCGGCGGACGTTCTTTCGGCAGTTCCGGTCGAAGGAGGATGTGATCTTCGCCGATCACGAGTCGCAGTTGGCGCAGGCGGCGGAGTTCTTGGCGGCGGCGCAGGGGGATCCGTGGGAGGCGGTCTGTGCCGCGGTGGTGCAGGTGTTCGAGCGGTTCACCCAGTGGCGCGAGATCGCCGAGCGGCGGTATCGGGTGGTGCGCGAGGTGCCCGCACTGCGTGAGCGCGAGATCGTGACCGTGTTCCGGTACGAGCGGTTGTTCACCGACTATCTGCGTGAGCGGCTGCCGGAGGTGCCGGATCTGGCGCGGGTGCAGTTCACGGCCGCGGTGACGGCCACGCACAACTACCTGCTGCGCCGGATGGTGCGCGGCGAATCGGATGCGGGTGCGGCGGATCTGCGCGAGGAGTTGGCGGCGATTCCGCGTGGGCGTGGATCGGGGACGGCGGAAATGGTGGTCGCGGTGTTCCCGAGGGATATGCCGCCGCGGCAGGTCGCGGATCTGGTGACGCGGCAGCTCGGTAGTCTGTGA
- a CDS encoding helix-turn-helix domain-containing protein has product MRVDAQRNYERVLEAATAAFAKEGPEASLNDIARRAGVGPGTLYRHFPNRQALQAAVLNERIEKLCGDAEELASHEPTAALTAWLRALLVHARTDHGLGGAVLAGPVDLGFDCQQAIHRAGAALLTRAQRSGGIRADIGIDDVIQLVAGIALAARHGTDPEQPDRLLRFVTDALRDPRE; this is encoded by the coding sequence ATGCGGGTCGACGCTCAGCGGAACTACGAACGCGTACTCGAGGCGGCGACAGCGGCATTCGCGAAGGAGGGTCCGGAGGCCTCGCTCAATGACATCGCCCGCCGCGCGGGCGTCGGCCCCGGCACGCTCTACCGGCACTTCCCCAACCGGCAAGCACTGCAGGCGGCCGTGCTGAACGAGCGGATCGAAAAGCTCTGCGGCGACGCCGAAGAACTGGCGTCGCACGAGCCGACCGCAGCACTCACCGCGTGGCTGCGCGCCCTACTCGTGCACGCCCGGACCGACCACGGCCTGGGCGGCGCCGTCCTTGCCGGACCGGTCGACCTGGGTTTCGACTGCCAGCAGGCCATCCATCGAGCGGGTGCCGCTCTGCTCACCAGGGCACAGCGCAGTGGCGGCATACGCGCGGATATCGGCATCGACGATGTGATCCAACTGGTAGCGGGCATCGCCCTGGCAGCACGTCACGGCACCGATCCGGAGCAACCGGATCGCCTGCTCCGCTTTGTCACGGACGCCCTGCGCGATCCGCGCGAATAG
- a CDS encoding Type 1 glutamine amidotransferase-like domain-containing protein, which translates to MRLFLSSYRFGAHYDRLAALVGEPGRVAVIPNACDAWPAAWAGAVTSDVTPLRKLGYSPDVLDLREFVGRATELEATLAKYPLVWVRGGNTFVLRAQFARSGADFVLPKLLAADALVYAGYSAGACLLAPDLHGLESMDDPAEVEPACGIEPLWDGLGLVDHRIVPHLDSATDPDGESALLAARYRTEGIAHWALTDDDVVVVEGNNIEILR; encoded by the coding sequence GTGCGACTTTTCCTGTCCAGTTACCGATTCGGTGCACACTACGACCGGCTCGCCGCACTCGTCGGCGAGCCGGGCCGAGTCGCGGTGATTCCCAACGCATGTGACGCCTGGCCTGCTGCCTGGGCGGGTGCGGTCACCAGTGACGTGACCCCGTTGCGCAAACTCGGCTACTCCCCCGACGTGCTGGATCTGCGCGAATTCGTCGGTCGCGCAACCGAATTGGAAGCTACCCTGGCGAAATACCCACTGGTGTGGGTGCGCGGCGGCAACACCTTCGTCTTGCGCGCCCAATTCGCCCGCAGCGGAGCCGATTTCGTACTGCCCAAGCTGCTCGCCGCCGACGCACTGGTGTATGCCGGGTACAGCGCGGGCGCCTGTCTGCTGGCCCCGGATCTGCACGGCCTCGAATCCATGGATGACCCGGCCGAGGTCGAACCCGCGTGCGGTATCGAACCGCTTTGGGACGGACTGGGTTTGGTCGACCATCGCATCGTGCCGCATCTGGATTCCGCTACCGATCCGGACGGTGAGTCCGCGCTACTCGCCGCCCGCTACCGGACCGAGGGCATCGCGCACTGGGCGCTCACCGATGACGATGTCGTCGTGGTCGAAGGCAACAATATCGAGATCTTGCGATAG
- a CDS encoding GtrA family protein, giving the protein MTSTESLVAGFSRWCEAVVARLPSGLNRLVAPTFLGFALINGFTFGVDLALLTVLHGWLGLPVWLSVTVAYICAFGLSFVLNRTFNFHSHAPVGRQAVVYVVVVVINYLAFILGVGSGLAALGLEYHLSRLLAGACEAVYMYSAMRWVVFRGLSQDLDIVAFDHDDIVIGERPVRDALGPVAGGE; this is encoded by the coding sequence GTGACGAGCACCGAGTCCCTGGTGGCGGGCTTCTCTCGCTGGTGTGAGGCCGTCGTCGCGCGGCTGCCCTCGGGGCTGAATCGCCTTGTCGCCCCGACGTTTCTCGGCTTCGCGCTGATCAACGGCTTCACCTTCGGTGTCGATTTAGCGCTGCTCACGGTGCTGCACGGCTGGCTAGGACTGCCCGTATGGCTATCGGTCACGGTGGCCTATATCTGCGCGTTCGGGCTCAGCTTCGTGCTCAATCGCACGTTCAACTTCCACTCGCACGCACCGGTCGGCAGGCAAGCGGTGGTGTACGTGGTGGTTGTCGTGATCAACTACCTCGCCTTCATCCTCGGCGTCGGCAGCGGACTGGCCGCGCTCGGATTGGAATACCATCTGTCGCGGCTGCTGGCTGGGGCATGCGAGGCGGTCTACATGTACAGCGCGATGCGCTGGGTGGTGTTCCGCGGCCTATCGCAAGATCTCGATATTGTTGCCTTCGACCACGACGACATCGTCATCGGTGAGCGCCCAGTGCGCGATGCCCTCGGTCCGGTAGCGGGCGGCGAGTAG
- a CDS encoding NAD(P)(+) transhydrogenase (Re/Si-specific) subunit beta: MTYLVNGLYIIAFGMFIYGLMGLTGPKTAVRGNLIAAVGMFIAVVATLISVRHTSNWILIIAGLVVGIALGVPPAKFTKMTAMPQLVAAFNGVGGGTVALIAWSEFINSQGFSHFDEEPTVHIVVGSLFAAIIGSVSFWGSLIAFGKLQEILPGKPIGIGKLQQPLNLLLFVGAIAAAVVIGIGATKDGVPQYWMIAVLVLAGVLGLMVVLPIGGADMPVVISLLNALTGLSAAAAGLALNNTAMIVAGMIVGASGTILTNLMAKAMNRSIPAIVAGGFGGGGTAPGASDGEQKQAKATSAADAAIQMAYANQVIVVPGYGMAVAQAQHAVKEMAALLEAKGVEVKYAIHPVAGRMPGHMNVLLAEAEVSYDALKEMDDINGEFSRTDVALVIGANDVTNPAAREDSSSPIYGMPVLNVDQAKSVIVLKRSMNSGFAGIDNPLFYADHTSMLFGDAKKSVGAVTEELKAL; the protein is encoded by the coding sequence GTGACCTATCTGGTCAATGGGCTCTACATCATCGCCTTCGGGATGTTCATCTACGGTCTGATGGGATTGACCGGCCCCAAGACCGCGGTGCGCGGCAACCTGATCGCCGCGGTCGGCATGTTCATCGCGGTCGTCGCGACACTGATCTCGGTGCGCCACACCAGCAACTGGATCCTGATCATCGCGGGCCTCGTGGTCGGTATCGCCCTCGGTGTGCCGCCGGCGAAATTCACCAAGATGACCGCGATGCCGCAGTTGGTGGCCGCGTTCAACGGTGTCGGTGGCGGCACCGTCGCGCTGATCGCCTGGTCGGAATTCATCAATTCCCAAGGCTTCTCGCACTTCGATGAAGAGCCGACCGTGCACATCGTGGTCGGATCACTGTTCGCGGCGATCATCGGGTCGGTGTCGTTCTGGGGTTCGTTGATCGCGTTCGGCAAACTGCAGGAGATCCTGCCCGGCAAGCCGATCGGGATCGGCAAGCTACAGCAGCCACTGAACCTGCTGCTATTCGTCGGCGCGATCGCGGCCGCCGTGGTGATCGGTATCGGCGCCACCAAAGATGGTGTGCCCCAGTACTGGATGATCGCGGTGCTCGTGCTCGCCGGTGTGCTCGGCCTGATGGTGGTGCTACCCATCGGCGGCGCGGATATGCCGGTCGTCATCTCGCTGCTCAACGCGTTGACCGGTTTGTCCGCTGCCGCCGCGGGTTTGGCGCTCAACAACACCGCCATGATCGTGGCGGGCATGATCGTCGGCGCGTCCGGCACGATCCTGACCAACCTGATGGCCAAGGCCATGAACCGCTCCATCCCCGCGATCGTCGCGGGTGGCTTCGGTGGCGGTGGAACAGCTCCGGGTGCTTCGGATGGTGAGCAGAAGCAGGCCAAGGCCACTTCGGCCGCGGACGCCGCGATCCAGATGGCGTATGCCAATCAGGTCATCGTGGTCCCCGGCTACGGTATGGCCGTGGCCCAGGCCCAGCACGCGGTCAAGGAAATGGCCGCACTGCTCGAGGCTAAGGGCGTCGAGGTCAAATACGCCATCCACCCCGTCGCCGGTCGTATGCCCGGCCACATGAACGTCCTGCTCGCCGAGGCCGAAGTCTCCTATGACGCGCTCAAGGAAATGGACGACATCAACGGTGAATTCTCGCGCACCGATGTGGCTTTGGTGATCGGCGCCAACGACGTCACCAATCCCGCCGCCCGCGAGGACTCCTCGTCCCCGATCTACGGCATGCCCGTGCTCAACGTCGACCAGGCCAAGAGCGTGATCGTGTTGAAGCGTTCGATGAACAGTGGTTTCGCCGGCATCGATAACCCACTGTTCTACGCCGACCACACCTCCATGCTCTTCGGCGACGCGAAGAAATCGGTCGGTGCGGTCACCGAGGAACTCAAGGCACTGTAA
- a CDS encoding maleylpyruvate isomerase family mycothiol-dependent enzyme yields MTDPIQDRNELTGLLSEQWETIATLVADLDEERWRTPSPLPGWSLFDVVAHVVGTESWLLGERPPAHDPIRPKTDVTTLPHVRNESGVLNEIWVDRLRPLSGRRLLELYREVTDRRRAALASLGDAEWQAETVSPIGKVSYGRFMRVRLFDCWMHELDIADGLGVSVDEGGPRAERAFGELIATIGRAVAKGAQAPDGSRITFELTGPSPQTLHVAVDGRANIVDELDAPATVVVRMGSGLFARLRGGRTTADAHEGEFRISGDAELGNRLVRSLAFTI; encoded by the coding sequence ATGACCGACCCGATCCAGGACCGGAACGAGCTGACCGGCCTGCTGTCCGAGCAATGGGAGACGATCGCGACGCTGGTCGCCGATCTCGACGAAGAGCGTTGGCGCACACCGTCTCCGCTGCCGGGCTGGTCGCTGTTCGATGTGGTGGCACACGTCGTGGGGACGGAATCCTGGTTGCTCGGTGAGCGCCCGCCCGCGCACGATCCGATCCGGCCCAAAACCGATGTGACCACGCTGCCGCATGTGCGCAACGAGAGCGGTGTGCTCAACGAGATCTGGGTCGACCGGCTGCGGCCGCTATCGGGTAGGCGACTGCTCGAGCTGTACCGCGAGGTCACCGACCGCAGACGCGCGGCGCTCGCATCCCTCGGTGATGCGGAATGGCAGGCCGAGACCGTGTCGCCGATCGGCAAGGTCAGCTACGGCCGGTTCATGCGGGTACGGCTGTTCGACTGCTGGATGCACGAACTCGATATCGCCGATGGGCTCGGCGTATCCGTCGACGAGGGCGGACCGCGGGCCGAGCGGGCCTTCGGCGAACTCATCGCCACCATCGGGCGGGCAGTGGCGAAGGGTGCGCAGGCACCGGACGGATCACGCATCACCTTCGAGCTGACCGGCCCGTCGCCGCAGACGCTGCACGTCGCGGTGGACGGCCGCGCCAATATCGTCGATGAACTGGACGCGCCCGCCACCGTGGTGGTTCGGATGGGCTCCGGCCTGTTCGCTCGGCTGCGCGGCGGACGCACCACGGCGGATGCGCACGAAGGCGAGTTCCGCATTTCCGGCGATGCGGAACTCGGCAACCGACTGGTGCGCAGCCTGGCCTTCACCATCTGA
- a CDS encoding ribosomal protein L7/L12 translates to MFDNNGLERRIARLERKLDLIIKHLGLPSPDPATPYDEIDELIRQGKKIHAIKLYRNLTGSGLREAKDAVETRERHLR, encoded by the coding sequence ATGTTCGACAACAACGGACTCGAGCGCCGGATCGCTCGCCTCGAACGCAAGCTCGATCTGATCATCAAGCACCTCGGTCTCCCGAGCCCAGACCCGGCGACACCCTATGACGAAATCGACGAACTCATTCGACAGGGCAAAAAGATCCACGCCATCAAGCTCTATCGCAACCTGACGGGCAGCGGCCTGCGGGAGGCCAAGGACGCGGTCGAAACGCGCGAACGGCACCTGCGATGA
- the purE gene encoding 5-(carboxyamino)imidazole ribonucleotide mutase, protein MPTVSNAQVGLIMGSDSDWPTMEAAAIALAEFDIRFEVGVVSAHRTPQRMLDYAREAAGRGLKVIIAGAGGAAHLPGMVASATPLPVIGVPVPLKYLDGMDSLLSIVQMPAGVPVATVSIGGARNAGLLAARILGTADSALRTRMERFQAGLEAMVLEKDDALRSKLLGHS, encoded by the coding sequence ATCCCCACGGTGAGTAATGCGCAAGTTGGTCTGATCATGGGCAGCGACTCCGACTGGCCGACCATGGAGGCCGCCGCAATCGCCTTGGCGGAGTTCGATATTCGCTTCGAGGTCGGCGTCGTCTCGGCGCACCGCACACCCCAGCGCATGCTCGACTACGCCCGTGAGGCGGCGGGCCGCGGCCTGAAGGTCATCATCGCGGGCGCGGGCGGCGCCGCCCACCTGCCCGGCATGGTCGCCTCCGCCACCCCGCTCCCGGTCATCGGCGTCCCCGTCCCGCTCAAATATCTCGACGGCATGGACTCCCTGCTGTCCATCGTCCAGATGCCTGCGGGCGTCCCGGTGGCCACCGTCTCCATCGGCGGCGCCCGCAACGCCGGCCTGCTCGCCGCCCGCATCCTCGGCACCGCCGACTCCGCCCTGCGCACCCGGATGGAGCGGTTCCAGGCCGGCCTGGAAGCCATGGTCCTGGAGAAGGACGATGCGCTCCGCAGCAAACTCCTCGGCCACAGCTGA
- a CDS encoding Re/Si-specific NAD(P)(+) transhydrogenase subunit alpha, translating into METTQSVGDQSPRGARVGVVRESNAGERRVALVPKIIPSLLKQGVEVVVEAGAGLGALIPDAAYVDAGATIGDPWSADVVVKVAPPSDAEVAKLHSGQTLIGFLAPRNADNQIPALKSAGVQAFAMEAIPRISRAQVMDALSSQANVSGYKAVLLAASESTRFFPMLTTAAGTVKPATVLVLGVGVAGLQALATAKRLGGRTTGYDVRPEVADQVRSVGAQWLDLGIDAAGEGGYARELTDEEKAKQQQALEDAIKGFDVVITTALVPGRPAPRLVTAAAVEGMKPGSVIVDLAGETGGNCELTEPGEVVVKHEVTIASPLNLPATMPEHASELYSKNIAALLELMLVDGKLSPDFSDQVLADSCVTREVDA; encoded by the coding sequence GTGGAGACAACGCAGAGCGTAGGCGACCAGTCGCCGCGCGGAGCGCGTGTCGGAGTCGTTCGCGAGTCAAACGCGGGCGAGCGGCGTGTCGCATTGGTGCCCAAGATCATCCCGAGCCTGCTGAAGCAGGGCGTGGAGGTGGTGGTCGAAGCGGGCGCCGGGCTCGGTGCGCTCATTCCGGACGCGGCCTATGTGGATGCGGGCGCGACCATCGGTGATCCGTGGTCGGCCGATGTGGTCGTGAAGGTCGCTCCGCCCAGTGACGCCGAGGTGGCGAAGCTGCACAGCGGGCAAACCCTGATCGGCTTCCTCGCCCCGCGCAATGCCGATAACCAGATTCCGGCACTGAAATCGGCCGGGGTGCAGGCCTTTGCCATGGAGGCGATTCCGCGTATTTCGCGGGCCCAGGTGATGGATGCGCTGTCCTCGCAGGCCAATGTCTCCGGGTACAAGGCTGTGCTGCTGGCGGCGTCGGAATCCACCCGCTTCTTCCCGATGCTGACCACCGCCGCGGGCACGGTGAAGCCCGCGACTGTGCTGGTGCTCGGTGTGGGTGTTGCGGGTCTGCAGGCTCTGGCGACGGCAAAGCGTCTGGGTGGCCGGACCACCGGCTACGACGTGCGGCCCGAGGTCGCAGACCAGGTGCGGTCGGTCGGTGCGCAGTGGCTCGATCTGGGGATCGATGCCGCCGGTGAGGGTGGCTATGCCCGTGAGCTCACCGATGAGGAAAAGGCCAAGCAGCAGCAGGCGTTGGAGGATGCGATCAAGGGCTTCGACGTGGTGATCACCACTGCGCTCGTGCCCGGGCGTCCCGCGCCCCGCTTGGTCACCGCAGCAGCGGTGGAGGGTATGAAGCCTGGCAGTGTGATCGTGGATCTGGCCGGTGAGACCGGCGGCAACTGCGAGTTGACCGAGCCCGGTGAGGTCGTGGTCAAGCACGAGGTGACGATCGCTTCGCCGTTGAATCTGCCCGCGACGATGCCCGAGCATGCCTCGGAGTTGTACTCGAAAAATATTGCGGCGCTGTTGGAGTTGATGTTGGTCGATGGGAAGCTGTCGCCCGATTTCTCCGATCAGGTGCTCGCGGACTCCTGTGTTACTCGTGAGGTGGATGCCTGA
- a CDS encoding NAD(P) transhydrogenase subunit alpha produces the protein MYTDLLANIAILVLSGFVGFAVISKVPNTLHTPLMSGTNAIHGIVVLGALVTLGNVQDPSILTQIILFVAVVFGTLNVIGGFVVTDRMLGMFKGKKAAPVKAATAERSEGAA, from the coding sequence ATGTACACCGACCTGCTGGCGAATATCGCGATCCTGGTGTTGTCCGGGTTCGTCGGGTTCGCGGTCATCTCGAAGGTCCCTAATACCCTGCATACGCCGTTGATGTCGGGTACCAACGCTATTCACGGCATCGTCGTGTTGGGTGCGTTGGTCACTCTCGGGAACGTGCAGGATCCGTCGATCCTGACCCAGATCATCCTGTTCGTCGCGGTCGTGTTCGGAACCCTGAACGTGATCGGTGGGTTCGTGGTGACCGACCGGATGCTGGGGATGTTCAAGGGTAAGAAGGCCGCACCGGTGAAGGCTGCCACAGCGGAGCGGTCAGAGGGAGCAGCGTGA